The Methylocaldum marinum genome includes the window GATGATTGGAGCAATCGCCGCCGTTCACGTAAAAAACCCGTCCACGGTTTGACCTGGAAACGGCCGTTGGACGTGCTCGTGAGTGCGGCGGGCGGGGCGGCTGGCAGCGCAGCCATCCGCTAGGCCGTTTTCGTACCCGCTGTACGGGCACTTGCAAGGCGCAAATTCTTTGCCGACGTCGCGGCTCGGCCAACGGCTTTGTCGGCAAAGGATTGCCGACCCACGACCGAGCCACCCTGTAGGTCGGGAATCCCTTCCCGACGTTGCGGCCCGGTCGAGCGTCTTTGTCGGCAAGGGATTGCCGACCTACGACTGTGATTACCAGTTATATGAGAGCAGTTGCGCACGCATGATGAGTTATTAATCCGGCCCTTAAATACCTTATTGATTCCGTTCGGGATGAGCTTGTCGAAGCCCCAAGCCGAGTGCCCTTCGACAAGCTCAGGGCGAACGTTATTTTGGGCCGGGTCAATAGTTACACCACTGCCTTTCACAGGGACACCATCGTTATTTCCATCCATCTTGACGCCAGGGCAGTTCTGTAAAAAGTAAGTTGCCTCTTCGCA containing:
- a CDS encoding excalibur calcium-binding domain-containing protein — encoded protein: MKNLLSILIAGFLVWQGYTKYQSHKLALVSDQSSLYATDFADSPEPQRVVESLQNARFKCDGRTHCSQMTSCEEATYFLQNCPGVKMDGNNDGVPVKGSGVTIDPAQNNVRPELVEGHSAWGFDKLIPNGINKVFKGRINNSSCVRNCSHITGNHSRRSAIPCRQRRSTGPQRREGIPDLQGGSVVGRQSFADKAVGRAATSAKNLRLASARTAGTKTA